From Neofelis nebulosa isolate mNeoNeb1 chromosome X, mNeoNeb1.pri, whole genome shotgun sequence:
TACCTTGTCTGAAACGCAATTATTAAGGGCACTCAAATTTCTTGGTCTGCTCTGCTTTCCTACAAGGAACTTCCTTTCCTGATCATTGAAACCCCTTTAGTTATAggtagattttgttttattttattttattttattttattttattttttttattttgagagagagtgcaggaggggcagagagagaaggagagagacagaatcccaagcaggctctgcactgtcagcacagagcccagtaagGGGCTtgggctcacaaaccatgagatcatgacctgagctaacatcAGACCCCTAGCCGACGTAGCCACCAAGTCACCCCAGtagcttttaaattttagtttagctttttttttttttctgggctggtgaggggtgtgtggggagggacACGGCCAGAAGAGAAGAGGTTTCCTATGTGGGCTCCACATTTTTAAAGCCCTTTCAGGAAAGGGGGAAAGGCAAGGCAGTTCTTCTGGTGGCCTTGGTGCTATTAATGCTGTTGCAAAAGAAACTGTGTTGCATCTTCCAGTTTACTGAGAGGTAACCAACCGACACTTGGTATGAAGACCAAGACCGCAGCTACTGCCACTGTGATCCGTATTTCAAATAGAtgtctcattttagttttttgtcAACTAAGCTACTGAAAGGTAAATAGGTCCTAAATTTTCAAGAAGTACTTTGTCCTAgttcctaaaaacattttttttttttttttttttttttttgctactgaatTTTGGGAGAGGATGACTCAGGAAAATGGTCATTAATCTGCTAACTAGTTTGTTAAATCTGCTAACTCATTTTGTTTATGTTGTTAAGTACTCAATTCCAGGAAAATACTACCTTCTACTTTAGTTTCCTTTATAACAGTGGACTCCTATTTCCTGTGAAATGTCTTTATATTAAACAATGGAACTCATAATTTTAAgtcctaattaaaataaaaaaccaacaaTGCAGTAATTCTCACATTAGTTTCTCACATTACAAAATCTGGAAGAGCCTAAGGAATTTCATGTGAATTTCTTGTTTCCATGGGAAAATACAACTCTAATACACCacttaggggtttttttttgatacaccacttttatattttactatgtGGCTTTACTTTATTGAGGAGAATGTAGAATAGATTAGGGATGGATCGATGGTGACATTCTTGTCCAATttcatgttaaagaaaattaaatacagttaGATTTTCATCCTGGAATATGCTGACATTTTCAGCAAGATTTTTGTAGCAAGGAAGCACAGGGATTCTGACTGAAAGGTAAATAGGTGCAAATTCAAGTTTTGAGGAATGGTTACAATAttaccatatacatatatatatccctcaaaaataaacatacatggctccgcaccatcagagagatcaccaacagtgagatcacgacctgagtcgaagttggactaaccgactgagccacccaggcccccctcctatacatattttttaaaaaagaaaatgaaggtagTGAATGGCCTTAATTGTTGAAGAAAAAAGCCACTATTTTGGCTCCTTAGTTGGATACGATCAATAATCAGcctaaaaggaaatattttgctCTACAAACACccattctgtttcttcattcatCATGGTACTCAGAAATGTATTACcggagagttttaaaaaattacaactcattcatgcatttatttattaaacaattattGAACACCcgactatgtgtcagacactaaAACCCTCTGAGGAGGAAAtgctatgtaaataaaaataataaattaacaatGCAAGTATTAATTTATTCGTCTTTCAAGATATACAGCTCAAACAGGAATATTTAGttgctgtttccttctctgtgttctgTACGTTGCACAAATACTTTTGTCGATGTTTGTGTACCCATCTACTGAGCTCTTTGGAAAGGGAGACCTTGGCCTACTCATTTTTGTATTCCACGCAACCTGAGGTTTGGTATAGCTCAGACAGGTGGTCAGTAAACGATAGCTGAAACGAAGGAATTTAAGATAGTACCGCTTCATTTAGTATTAAATTACGAAGACAGCCTGGTGTCCAAACActagatttatttcttaaaaatagtaCTGTGATGTCGTTATCAACTTGTTATCCTAGAAACCTGAATCATCCTGAGTCGATCCATTTGATTTTATCATATGTATTCAGATTGTATTTCAAGGTGGCTTAGCATCCAAGAAACGGGCTGATCGAGCAGCTTCCAACTCGCAAACTCGTACAGTCTCTAAAAGTTTTTACGCCCTAGAGGCTGGCGCCGAATCTAGGTGAAAGCGACTCGCTTCCCTCCCATCCCACGCGGGTGCCGGCATGACCccatctttcccttccttttttcccaccCTTTCGCCCTCCGGAAAGGGCCGAACGCTCCCAGAGCTTCCCAGTCTCACTCCGCCCCCTGCGGAAGGAGCCGAAGGCAGAGCGGGACGCCGACGCGCGGCCGCCGAAGCGCGGCCGCCGGGAGCTCGGGCCCTTCCGGAAAGGCCCGAACCGCGTTCGGAGGAGGAGGGCGCCGAAGTGGAAGGCGCCCCCGCGCTGTGCCCTCTGTCGGCGGCGTGGGGCAGCTGTAGCAGCGGTGGCGGCAGCCGCGTCGACGTCGACCAAGACTGGAGCGACGTTTGAAGAAGCAGCCGAATCGCCACGGAGTCCAGCTTCTGGTTGTTGGAGGGTTCCCACCCGTCCGCGCGGCCCGACGAGGAGAAGCGGCGGCGCCGGGAAGCAGGTGAGGACCCGGCCGGGCGCCGGGAGAGGCGAGGGAGCGCGCCCGCTGCCTCCGTCGCCGGGCCGCGCCTGCGTTTGCATTCTCCTCACTTGAACCAGGAAGCGGCGGAGTCGGAGGCTCCGCTCCTCCGGCCCTTTCTTTGTGTGGGCCCGGGAGTGAAGGAGGGGACGAGCCCGGAGGGCCGCGGCGCGGTCCCCTCCGCCGTCAGGGGCCGGGGGGCCGCCGGTTCCCCGGGTAGGCCCGGCGCGTGGGGAGCCCGCCGCGGGGACCCACTTGGCTTTTCCCTCGCCCTCCGCCTGGCTTTTTGTGCCTGCTTTTTCTCCTCCTAGCCCCTACTTTGATTTAGAGCTTTTCTGCCCGGCCCATCCTCCCCTTCCGTCCCCTTCCCGGGGCATAACAATGCCGCCCGCTTGGCCTCATCCCCTCCCAACACCCCACCCTCGCGTTCGCCACCTTCCACTTTCCCCGGCTCGCCGGAGGACCCCTGCCCTCGCCGTGCCGGTCGTAGCTCCTCCTGGATTTCCGGGACGCTGCCTTTTCGCGTGAATTGGGGTGAAAAACGTCGGTTGCAGCCGGCCGGGCGCAAATGGGGAAGAGGGGGTGGAGTAAGGAAGATGGGGTGCAGCTGCCGCAGGGAGCCGCGTGTCGGCTTGACTCCCTCGCGGATGGCGTTTCTCGCTTTTCCACCTTCACCTGCCCTCGGTCTGGGGTTTGCCTCACAGTGACGCGGAATGGCTTTTCCTTGGGCAGCTCGCAGCTCGTGGGGAGGGTTCAGAGCGATCTGTGCGGTTCCCGGGCCCACCCTGACGGGGAGAAGCGGGAGGAAAGCCACACAAAATGAAACCAGTCCCCAGTGTCACCTGGACACGTACGTTCGATGCATTACCCCGTTCCAGGAACCCGTTTGCAAACGACAAAAATCGGATTCCGAAAAACCTGTCTACCCACTTAGCAGCGACTTCTGTCGAAATCCCCATATTTCGGAAGCCCTGGTTGCTGGCTCGCTGTCCAAAGGTCACCCTCTCTGATGAATGCCTTTATGGTCACCTGGAAATCCTTGGTACTGTTAAACGAGCAACGCCTTATAACGGATGGTGTTTGAAATCCTCATTTCTAGGCTTTTTgcctactttttgtttttaagctgtaattttgaaaatttcgAAGAGGCTTGAGATGCCCTGCCCTCCACGTGTATATAACTTAAGCACTGTGATGACAGTGGTAGTGTTTTGGTAACtttaaagggaaagaatattagcaataaaagtgtgtgtgtgtgtgtgtgtgtgtgtgtgtgtgtatgtgtgtgtgtttacgtaAAGTACTTATCAGCTAATTGTttgtacataaaatatatgaaagataaATACGTAAAagctaaataatatatttaatacatgtaTGCGTTTTAAACAACTCCGCATCCTTATTACCAGGAGTATGTTCTGGAACATGCAAAAAAAGAATGTTTGGGGGGTGGTACACAGCATTGCTCTTTACTGACATCCCGCTCCCTTTTTCTAGAGTAACTGTCCGCTCTGTTCCAGtaagtttctgttttcattgtcACTAACACATCAGGTATAAAAAAGTTCTCCTACGGCTGCCCATAATTCTTTACCAACAAAttgaaatgttttgtgttttcatgcaaataagcattaagaaatgGTGACTTGTCCTTAGTCTTATTTTTTCACAGTAGCATCTGTTGACTTCACTTGAAACTCTTTACAAGTCACCTCTGGAGATTGTAAGAGTAgagaggtgaggggaaggggcaaggaggatgaggagaggggagaaggtaaaaaaaaaaaaagtgtttcataGTTTATCTAGATGTGGCACTCCAAtttaaataagaacagaaaaataatgggCAGTCTAGAGGTAATGATTGTCAGGGTTGATAAACACTAATTCAGTTTCTGGCTGCAGGGAGTAGCTTTTGAATATGTTCTTAAAGATGAGTTAAAATTTAGAAAGTATAGAATGGATATTGCACACACCAAGCTCCTCTGACACTGAAATCATTCATTTACAGGTGGAATAACTTCTGTGTGTTCACGACGAAGACTTCATAAAGTTTTAAGACCGTTAAAAATGAACTCTTAACTCTTCTTGAGGACAAAACCCAAAAAATGGAACCAAGAAAATTCATTCTAATCTTAAGAAATTCTCAGTGGTGATGCATGTATCTGAGATTCAGAGGAAGAGATATTACTATTCAAATCTGTAGATCAGTTAAAAACTTGCTTGTCTCTTCTCGGGGAGAAGTCATGAGATTTGTTACATGGTCCAGAAACCAGCCTGCGTGAATAATTTATATACAAGCCAAAAAGTTAGGCCAACCTTCAGTTAAAACCTGATGCCTGTGACGCCGACGCCATGCTGTAGCTTACATTCTGAATGATAaagtacttttgtttttcttttctaatcttctcccaccccctcctcctccctttctcttatAGGCATGGAGAGTAGAAAACTGATTTCGGCTACAGACATTCAATACTCTGGCAGTCTGCTGAACTCCTTGAATGAGCAGCGTGGCCGTGGACTCTTCTGTGATGTTACCGTCATCGTGGAAGACCGAAAATTCCGGGCCCACAGGAATATTCTCTCAGCTTCTAGTACTTACTTCCATCAGCTCTTCTCGGTTGCTGGGCAAGTTGTTGAACTGAGCTTTATAAGAGCAGAGATCTTTGCAGAAATTCTCAATTATATCTATAGTTCTAAAATCGTTCGTGTTAGATCAGATTTACTTGATGAGCTGATTAAATCAGGACAGTTGTTAGGGGTTAAATTTATAGCAGAGCTTGGTGTCCCATTGTCACAGGTTAAAAGCATCTCAGGTACAGCTCAGGATGGTAATGCAGAGACCTTACCACCTGGTTCTGGTGACAAGAACCTTGAAATGCCAAAATCAAAAGATGAAGCCCAAGATAACGGGGCCACTATAATGCCTATTATAACAGAGTCTTTTTCCTTATCTGCTGAAGATTATGAGACAAAAAAGATAATTGTTACCGATTCAGACGATGATGACGATGATGTCATTTTCTGCTCTGAGATTCTGCCCGCAAAGGAGACTTTGCCGAGTACCAATGCAGTGACACAGGTCCAGCCTAACCCAGGTTCCGTTGCTATTTCAGATGTTGCTCCCGGTGCTAGTAATAACTCTCCCCCTTTACCAAATGTCACACCTACTCAGAAACTTCCTACTGCTGTGAATCAGGCAACTCTGAGCCAGACACAAGGAAGTGAAAAATTGCTGGTGTCTTCAGCCCCGACACATCTGACTCCCAACATTATTCTGTTAAATCAGACACCACTTACTACACCACCAAATGTCAGTTCTTCACTTCCAAATCATATGTCTCCTTCGATCAATTTACTTGTGCAGAATCCGCAGACACCAAACAGTGCTATTTTAACAGGAAGCAAGGCcaatgaagaggaggaggaggaaattatagatgatgatgatgacactATTAGCTCCAGTCCAGATTCGGCCGTCAGTAATACATCTTTGGTCCCACAGGCTGAAATCCCCCCGAATGCCACTTTTGATGGACCATTGATACAGAAGATGCAGGTTCCTACACTTCTGCAAGAGCcactttctaattctttaaagaTTTCAGATATAATTACCAGAAACACTAACGATGCAGGTTTAGGATCAAAGCATCTAATGGAGGGTCAGAAGATCATTACTTTAGATACAGCCACTGAGATTGAAGGCTTGTCAACGGGTTGCAAGGTTTACGCAAATATCGGTGAAGATACTTATGACATAGTGATCCCAGTCAAAGATGACCCTGATGAAGGGGAGGCCAGACTTGAGAATGAGATACCAAAAACATCTAGCGGTGAGACGGCAAACAAGCGTATGAAAGTAAAACACGATGATCACTATGAGTTAATAGTAGATGGGAGGGTCTATTATATCTGTATTGTGTGCAAGAGGTCCTATGTCTGTCTGACAAGCTTGCGGAGACATTTTAACATTCATTCTTGGGAGAAGAAGTATCCTTGCCGTTACTGTGAGAAGGTATTTCCTCTGGCAGAATATCGCACAAAACATGAAATCCATCACACGGGGGAGCGAAGGTATCAGTGTTTGGCCTGTGGCAAATCTTTCATCAACTATCAGTTTATGTCTTCACACATAAAGTCAGTTCATAGTCAGGACCCTTCCGGGGACGCAAAGCTTTATCGTTTACATCCGTGCAGGTCCTTACAGATCAGACAATATGCGTATCTTTCTGATAGGTCAGGCTCTATGCCTGTAATGAAGGATGATGGTATTGGGTATAAGGTTGATGATGGGAAAGAACCTGCCGTAGGGGCCGCATCTACTCCTCAGAACAAGCCAATGACCTGGGAAGACATTTTTATTCAGCAggaaaatgattccatttttaaacaGAATGTAACAGATGGCAGTACTGAGTTTGAATTTATAATACCTGAATCTTACTGAATTTGGAAGTATCAGAAACTCTGGTTTGCATTAAGGGGCAAGGGTTTCAGAAAACCTGTAACACAAATTAAGGTGAAAACGAGTTAATTTGATCTGCCACGCCATCTGAAGGCAGTCTACTTGGAttatttgttgataatttttagaAGCAAATCGTTCCGAAAGTTTGAGTAGAGATTGAGAAGTTTCCCCCCCTCCCAAGTATCTGTTTATATAGTTCTCTTTCAGCTCATTTTTAAGAGGCAAACAACAAAAGCTTGGAGAGATAGTTTCCTGAATAGAATTTTGAAGCAGTCtgaatgttctttaaaaataactggaGTTATTAGCTTACCCTAGTATATCTTCCAACTTTCCCCTTCCATGTTAGCACTTTACTGCTGAATtctcaattttgttaatattGAGACTATAAATGTGTGTTGTGTTTTGGATATGGcataaaaagtaaacaagaacTTCTAAAGTTGTTCTGGAAAATTTCAGAATAAGTCTCTGCTTGGTTGTGTATTCTGCTAGTCCAAATGGATAGcaacct
This genomic window contains:
- the ZBTB33 gene encoding transcriptional regulator Kaiso, which codes for MESRKLISATDIQYSGSLLNSLNEQRGRGLFCDVTVIVEDRKFRAHRNILSASSTYFHQLFSVAGQVVELSFIRAEIFAEILNYIYSSKIVRVRSDLLDELIKSGQLLGVKFIAELGVPLSQVKSISGTAQDGNAETLPPGSGDKNLEMPKSKDEAQDNGATIMPIITESFSLSAEDYETKKIIVTDSDDDDDDVIFCSEILPAKETLPSTNAVTQVQPNPGSVAISDVAPGASNNSPPLPNVTPTQKLPTAVNQATLSQTQGSEKLLVSSAPTHLTPNIILLNQTPLTTPPNVSSSLPNHMSPSINLLVQNPQTPNSAILTGSKANEEEEEEIIDDDDDTISSSPDSAVSNTSLVPQAEIPPNATFDGPLIQKMQVPTLLQEPLSNSLKISDIITRNTNDAGLGSKHLMEGQKIITLDTATEIEGLSTGCKVYANIGEDTYDIVIPVKDDPDEGEARLENEIPKTSSGETANKRMKVKHDDHYELIVDGRVYYICIVCKRSYVCLTSLRRHFNIHSWEKKYPCRYCEKVFPLAEYRTKHEIHHTGERRYQCLACGKSFINYQFMSSHIKSVHSQDPSGDAKLYRLHPCRSLQIRQYAYLSDRSGSMPVMKDDGIGYKVDDGKEPAVGAASTPQNKPMTWEDIFIQQENDSIFKQNVTDGSTEFEFIIPESY